CTCCATGGCGGGGCGTCAAGGGCATGGCCGTAGCCAGGCTGCCAGGGGCGGGTGCGCCGCAACGGGGTGACGAGCCTGGATGACGAACCTGCGCTACCTTGCCAAGTCCTTTTGGCGGCGCTATTCTTTTTGGTGTAGGTATCAGGCGTGGCCGGTTGGCCGCGCCCATGAGGAGGTTTTTATGAAAAAAAATTTTGTGGCGATTTTTCTGACAATGACGTTTTTTGTGTTTTCGGCCCTGACTGTGGGCGCGCAACCCGTGGACAAGGTGGAACAGAAGCTTGATGAGGCTTGGGTTGCCTATAATATCGGCCAGTATCAGAAAGTCCTGCAACTGGTGCAGCCCCTGGCCTCGGACGGAAATGCCCGTGCCCAGATCATTCTGGGCCGCTGCTATGAGAACGGCCTTGGCGTGCCGCAGGATATGGAAATGGCCGCCAAGTGGTTCCGTCTTGCGGCGGAACAGAACAATAGCGAAGCCCAGGTGCTTCTGGCCTATCAGTACGAACTGGGCATTGGCGTGCCGAAAAACGACGCGACCGTGGTGGACCTTATGACCCGCGCGGCCAACGCGGGCAGTGCCGAGGCCCTGTTTAACCTGGCGCTGTATCATGGCCAGGGCAAGTATGGTTTTGCCAAAGACCCCGCTGAAAGCTTCCGTCTGGCCAAGC
This DNA window, taken from Desulfovibrio sp. 86, encodes the following:
- a CDS encoding tetratricopeptide repeat protein, translated to MKKNFVAIFLTMTFFVFSALTVGAQPVDKVEQKLDEAWVAYNIGQYQKVLQLVQPLASDGNARAQIILGRCYENGLGVPQDMEMAAKWFRLAAEQNNSEAQVLLAYQYELGIGVPKNDATVVDLMTRAANAGSAEALFNLALYHGQGKYGFAKDPAESFRLAKLAADKGYAQAERYVGACYDHGVGVPENKAEAQVWYGKARAQGLEVEGNVFNFVREYSMP